From the Rhodococcus sp. NBC_00297 genome, one window contains:
- a CDS encoding NUDIX hydrolase: MSAESLHESARELLRSWSTIEPHDDSMRHTMLAFLDSAPRGCLRENVAGHVTASALVLDRSGCHALLTLHPRVGRWLQLGGHCEVDDETVRDAALREAREESGIDDLVLEPELLSIHTHPITCSLGEPTRHLDLRFVVRAADGAHIVRSAESNDLRWWPVDDLPDGEAGAERDALQDMISRAAAR, translated from the coding sequence GTGAGCGCCGAGAGCCTCCACGAGTCCGCGAGAGAACTGCTCCGTTCCTGGTCGACCATCGAGCCGCACGACGACTCGATGCGCCACACGATGCTGGCGTTCCTCGACAGTGCGCCGCGTGGCTGTCTCCGCGAGAACGTGGCCGGTCACGTCACCGCGTCGGCGCTGGTGCTCGATCGGAGTGGGTGCCACGCGCTCCTGACGCTGCACCCGCGGGTCGGACGATGGCTCCAGCTGGGCGGACACTGCGAGGTCGACGACGAGACCGTCCGGGACGCGGCACTCCGCGAGGCGCGTGAGGAGAGCGGCATCGACGACCTGGTTCTCGAGCCGGAGCTGCTCTCCATTCACACACACCCGATCACGTGTTCGCTCGGCGAGCCGACGCGCCATCTCGACCTGCGCTTCGTCGTACGCGCTGCGGACGGTGCACACATCGTCCGCAGCGCGGAGTCGAACGACCTGCGGTGGTGGCCCGTCGACGACCTCCCCGACGGGGAGGCGGGCGCCGAACGAGACGCGTTGCAGGACATGATCTCCCGCGCGGCGGCTCGCTGA
- the cofD gene encoding 2-phospho-L-lactate transferase: MKVTVVVGGVGGARFLQGVRELLGPDGDVTAVVNVGDDVWMHGLRITPDLDTCMYTLGDGIDTERGWGRRDETWSVKEELAAYGAHPDWFGLGDRDIATHLIRTRMLRTGYPLSAVVEALCDRWSPGVRLLPVTDDRSETHVVITDPDDGTDKAVHFQEWWVRYRAAVTTHSFAYVGADKATPADGVVEAIETADAVLLAPSNPVVSIGAVLAVPGIRSALRTTPAKVVGLSPVIDGKPLRGMADECLSVIGVETTAEAIGRHYGARSAAGILDAWLIHETDTADVPGVDVRAVPLLMTEPAVTARMARAALEAAGVL, translated from the coding sequence ATGAAGGTGACTGTGGTGGTGGGCGGCGTCGGTGGCGCGCGGTTCCTCCAGGGGGTTCGAGAACTGCTGGGGCCGGACGGCGACGTCACGGCCGTGGTGAACGTCGGTGACGACGTCTGGATGCACGGCCTGCGCATCACACCCGACCTCGACACCTGCATGTACACGCTCGGCGACGGCATCGACACCGAGCGCGGCTGGGGTCGACGCGACGAGACGTGGAGCGTCAAGGAAGAACTCGCGGCGTACGGGGCCCACCCGGACTGGTTCGGGCTCGGGGACCGCGACATCGCGACGCATCTGATCCGGACGCGCATGCTCCGCACCGGGTACCCGCTGTCCGCAGTCGTGGAGGCCCTGTGCGACAGGTGGTCTCCGGGTGTCCGCCTGCTGCCCGTCACGGACGACCGCAGCGAGACCCACGTGGTGATCACCGATCCCGACGACGGCACCGACAAGGCCGTTCATTTCCAGGAGTGGTGGGTGCGCTACCGCGCTGCTGTGACGACTCACAGTTTCGCGTACGTCGGAGCGGACAAGGCGACCCCGGCGGACGGCGTCGTCGAGGCGATCGAGACCGCGGACGCGGTACTGCTCGCACCGTCCAACCCGGTGGTCAGCATCGGCGCCGTCCTGGCGGTGCCCGGCATCCGCTCCGCACTGCGCACCACACCCGCGAAGGTCGTCGGGCTCTCCCCCGTCATCGACGGCAAGCCGTTGCGCGGCATGGCCGACGAGTGCCTGTCCGTCATCGGTGTGGAGACGACGGCCGAGGCCATCGGCCGCCACTACGGCGCCCGCTCGGCGGCGGGCATCCTCGACGCCTGGCTGATCCACGAGACCGACACCGCCGACGTTCCCGGCGTGGACGTGCGCGCGGTACCTCTGCTCATGACCGAGCCCGCGGTGACCGCACGGATGGCGCGCGCCGCGCTCGAGGCAGCGGGCGTCCTGTGA
- a CDS encoding WhiB family transcriptional regulator encodes MDPLEDQWQERALCAQTDPEAFFPEKGGSTREAKRICLGCEVKDDCLEYALAHDERFGIWGGLSERERRRLKRGII; translated from the coding sequence ATGGATCCGCTCGAGGATCAGTGGCAGGAGCGCGCTCTGTGCGCTCAGACCGATCCCGAGGCGTTCTTCCCGGAGAAGGGCGGCTCGACGCGCGAGGCCAAGCGCATCTGCCTCGGGTGCGAGGTGAAGGACGACTGCCTCGAGTACGCCTTGGCGCACGACGAGCGGTTCGGCATCTGGGGTGGGCTGTCCGAGCGCGAACGTCGCCGCCTCAAGCGCGGCATCATCTGA
- a CDS encoding NDP-sugar synthase, whose amino-acid sequence MTAPATDAVVLVGGKGTRLRPLTLSAPKPMLPTAGLPFLTHLLARIKDAGIDHVVLGTSFKSEVFEQHFGDGSALGLELEYVFEEEPMGTGGGIRNVLPRLRADNVMVFNGDVLGGTDLRGVLDTHRTTEADVTLHLVRVGDPRAFGCVPTDESGRVTAFLEKTQDPPTDQINAGCYVFKREIIEKIPSGRPVSVEREVFPALLAEDKRVFGHVDAAYWRDMGTPEDFVKGSADLVRGIAPSPALTGTRGESLVHPGAGVAPGALLIGGTVVGRGAEVGAGARLDGAVLFDGAVVEAGAVVERSILGFGARIGPRALVRDAVIGDGANIGARCELLRGARVWPGVTLPDGGVRFSTDV is encoded by the coding sequence ATGACTGCTCCGGCGACCGATGCCGTAGTTCTGGTCGGAGGAAAGGGCACGCGACTGCGTCCGCTCACGCTCTCCGCCCCCAAGCCGATGCTGCCCACGGCAGGTCTGCCGTTCCTCACCCATCTCCTGGCGCGCATCAAGGACGCCGGGATCGACCACGTCGTACTCGGCACGTCCTTCAAGTCGGAGGTGTTCGAGCAGCACTTCGGTGACGGCAGCGCACTCGGCCTCGAGCTCGAGTACGTGTTCGAGGAGGAGCCGATGGGCACCGGCGGCGGTATCCGCAACGTCCTGCCCCGGCTCCGCGCCGACAACGTCATGGTCTTCAACGGTGACGTGCTGGGCGGTACCGATCTGCGCGGCGTGCTCGACACCCACCGCACCACCGAGGCGGACGTCACCCTGCACCTCGTCCGCGTCGGTGACCCGCGTGCGTTCGGCTGCGTGCCCACCGACGAGTCCGGCCGCGTCACCGCGTTTCTCGAGAAGACCCAGGATCCGCCGACGGACCAGATCAACGCCGGCTGCTACGTGTTCAAGCGGGAGATCATCGAGAAGATCCCGTCCGGTCGTCCGGTGTCCGTCGAGCGTGAGGTGTTCCCCGCACTGCTGGCCGAGGACAAGCGAGTCTTCGGACACGTCGACGCCGCCTACTGGCGCGACATGGGTACGCCGGAGGACTTCGTGAAGGGCTCCGCCGACCTCGTGCGCGGAATCGCACCGTCGCCTGCGCTGACGGGGACGCGGGGCGAGTCGCTGGTCCATCCCGGCGCGGGCGTCGCGCCCGGCGCGCTGCTGATCGGCGGCACGGTCGTCGGACGCGGCGCCGAGGTGGGAGCGGGCGCCCGTCTCGACGGTGCCGTCCTCTTCGACGGTGCCGTGGTCGAGGCCGGCGCGGTGGTCGAACGATCGATCCTCGGATTCGGCGCGCGCATCGGACCGCGGGCACTCGTGCGCGACGCCGTCATCGGCGACGGAGCCAACATCGGCGCGCGGTGCGAGCTGCTCCGCGGCGCCCGGGTGTGGCCCGGAGTGACGCTGCCCGACGGTGGAGTGCGCTTCTCGACCGACGTCTGA
- a CDS encoding tobH protein — protein sequence MTAPSAYVDLDDASAILAADSLGALHSAALAGAQIRATASAVREGLLAPLDGLRPRSVVLVAASGPARRASALVAAVLAPTAGVPVVSLPATPPWVGPLDVVVVAGDDAGDPAIAESVAAGVRRRAEVVVAVPDEGPVADAGAGRVVSFPPRVRVLDRNSYARHVAVMAAVLAAVDPASSVGDLDAVADAVDAEAMRHHASVEVFQNPAKGLASRMAGRRVLMTGDGVVATEVARHGAASLLRAAGVVAAATELSDAVGVIHDLGAIGGDSAESGSVDYDPLFHDDQLDGPPPADPVRVFTVSTDPDDSLVRRRVAVLGEVDVVRADDDGGPRTDLEAPAPAAVPGPTTPVGASLRRALVLAVRIEAAAAYLQLSNSQASGGRA from the coding sequence ATGACTGCTCCTTCGGCGTACGTCGATCTCGACGACGCGAGCGCGATACTGGCTGCGGACTCGTTGGGCGCACTGCACTCCGCCGCGCTGGCCGGCGCACAGATCCGCGCCACCGCGTCCGCCGTCCGCGAGGGCCTGCTGGCGCCGCTGGACGGTCTGCGTCCCCGCAGTGTCGTGCTCGTCGCCGCGTCCGGTCCCGCCCGGAGGGCGTCGGCGCTGGTCGCCGCGGTCCTCGCTCCGACCGCCGGCGTGCCGGTCGTCTCGCTCCCCGCGACCCCGCCGTGGGTCGGACCCCTGGACGTCGTGGTCGTGGCCGGCGACGACGCCGGCGATCCGGCCATCGCGGAGTCCGTCGCCGCCGGGGTACGTCGGCGCGCCGAGGTCGTGGTGGCCGTACCGGACGAGGGTCCTGTCGCGGACGCCGGTGCCGGCCGGGTGGTGTCCTTCCCGCCGCGAGTCCGTGTCCTCGATCGCAACTCCTACGCCCGGCACGTCGCGGTGATGGCCGCGGTACTCGCTGCGGTGGACCCGGCGTCGTCGGTCGGTGACCTCGACGCGGTGGCCGACGCGGTGGACGCGGAGGCCATGCGGCACCACGCGTCCGTCGAGGTGTTCCAGAATCCCGCGAAAGGTCTGGCGTCCCGGATGGCGGGTCGTCGGGTCCTCATGACCGGTGACGGCGTGGTGGCGACCGAGGTGGCCCGGCACGGAGCCGCGTCCCTGCTGCGGGCCGCGGGCGTCGTGGCGGCGGCCACCGAACTCTCCGATGCCGTCGGTGTGATCCACGACCTCGGCGCGATCGGTGGGGACTCCGCCGAGAGCGGCAGTGTCGACTACGACCCGCTGTTCCACGACGACCAACTCGACGGTCCGCCCCCGGCCGATCCCGTTCGGGTGTTCACCGTGTCGACCGACCCCGACGACAGTCTGGTCCGCCGGCGGGTGGCCGTCCTGGGTGAGGTCGACGTGGTGCGCGCCGACGACGACGGTGGTCCCCGCACGGATCTGGAGGCGCCCGCGCCCGCCGCGGTGCCCGGTCCCACGACGCCGGTCGGGGCGTCGCTGCGCAGGGCGCTCGTCCTGGCGGTGCGGATCGAGGCCGCGGCGGCCTATCTCCAACTCTCGAATTCTCAGGCCTCGGGAGGCAGGGCGTGA
- the manA gene encoding mannose-6-phosphate isomerase, class I: MNLLDGTARSYAWGSRTALAELRGVPAPTRHPEAEMWFGAHPGDPAHLVTPRGRVSLLEAIDSDPTGLLGTGVVERHGPRLPFLVKFLAAEEPLSLQAHPSSDQAREGFRRENAAGVPLDASVRNYKDASHKPELVVALTEFDALAGFRSPAETVELFGRLDADELRPYTEMLAAQPDSSGLRTLFTSWITLPQRALDSVLPAVLDACVRALERAEQTGDRTFVPELRTALELGEYYPGDAGVLAALLLNRVTLQPGEALYLDAGNLHAYLRGTAVEIMANSDNVLRGGLTPKHVDVPELLRVLDFEPLDSPVLVADTSRPHVVCYPTPAPEFALVGVELSAASSDGEPWTLAHDGDAAPRIVLCVDGRVQVSSGESTLVVERGSAVWIAASDPDPQLCALTDSARVFVAGVGGI; encoded by the coding sequence GTGAATCTCCTCGACGGAACAGCACGGTCCTACGCGTGGGGTTCGCGCACGGCTCTCGCCGAACTGCGCGGCGTGCCCGCACCCACCCGGCATCCCGAGGCGGAGATGTGGTTCGGTGCTCATCCGGGCGACCCGGCGCATCTCGTCACGCCGCGCGGTCGGGTCTCGCTGCTCGAGGCCATCGACTCCGATCCGACCGGACTGCTCGGCACCGGTGTGGTGGAGCGGCACGGTCCGCGCCTGCCGTTCCTCGTGAAGTTCCTGGCGGCCGAGGAGCCGCTGTCGCTGCAGGCTCACCCGTCCTCGGACCAGGCGCGCGAGGGTTTCCGACGGGAGAACGCCGCGGGCGTGCCCCTCGACGCCTCCGTCCGGAACTACAAGGACGCCAGCCACAAGCCCGAGCTCGTGGTCGCCCTGACGGAGTTCGACGCGCTCGCCGGGTTCCGCAGTCCCGCCGAGACGGTGGAGCTGTTCGGTCGGCTCGATGCGGACGAGCTGCGTCCGTACACCGAGATGCTTGCCGCGCAACCGGATTCGAGCGGCCTGCGCACCCTCTTCACCTCGTGGATCACTCTGCCGCAGCGGGCGTTGGACTCCGTGCTGCCGGCCGTGCTGGACGCGTGCGTTCGCGCCCTCGAACGTGCCGAGCAGACCGGGGACCGCACCTTCGTGCCGGAACTGCGCACCGCACTGGAACTGGGGGAGTACTACCCCGGCGATGCGGGAGTGCTCGCGGCGTTGCTGCTCAACCGGGTCACGCTGCAGCCGGGCGAAGCTCTGTACCTGGACGCCGGAAACCTCCACGCGTACCTGCGCGGAACCGCGGTGGAGATCATGGCCAACTCGGACAACGTGTTGCGTGGGGGACTCACGCCCAAGCACGTCGACGTCCCGGAACTGTTGCGGGTGCTCGACTTCGAGCCGCTCGACTCACCGGTCCTCGTCGCCGACACCAGCCGTCCGCACGTGGTGTGCTATCCCACGCCGGCACCGGAGTTCGCACTCGTCGGTGTCGAATTGTCCGCGGCGTCCAGCGACGGTGAGCCGTGGACGCTCGCGCACGACGGTGACGCCGCGCCGCGCATCGTCCTGTGTGTCGACGGTCGGGTACAGGTCTCCTCGGGTGAGTCCACCCTGGTCGTGGAGCGGGGAAGTGCCGTCTGGATCGCCGCGTCCGATCCGGACCCGCAGCTGTGTGCTCTCACCGACTCGGCTCGCGTGTTCGTGGCGGGCGTCGGCGGGATCTGA
- a CDS encoding coenzyme F420-0:L-glutamate ligase, which translates to MTRSDGPGDHAPGGSIEVIPVAGLPEFRPGDDLVAAVATAAPWLADGDVLVVTSKIVSKVEGRLVTAPTDPEARDALRRILVEQEAVRVLAQRGRTLITENRLGIVQAASGIDGSNVSTDELALLPEDPDASARALRDGVFRSLGVAVAVVVTDTMGRAWRNGQTDNAIGSAGLPVLHAYAGGRDAQGNELMVTEVALADELASAGDLVKGKLGSVPVAVVRGLHYADDGSSARDLVRPGEDDLFWLGTQEALRRGALGAVPARRSVREFDSAPVDPAVVEAAVADAVTAPAPHHSHPMRYVAVRTSAVRTALLDAMATRWRADLERDGRTADSIEARLARGDLLRTAPELILAFAVLDEAHDYPDAERQSAETVMFTVAAGASVQAFLVSLAARGLGSCWVGSTIFAADTVRETLDLPADWHPVGAVAVGHPLTPLSPRAPTPPGSAFREL; encoded by the coding sequence GTGACCCGATCCGACGGTCCCGGCGATCATGCACCGGGCGGTTCGATCGAGGTGATTCCCGTCGCGGGACTCCCCGAGTTCCGGCCGGGCGACGACCTGGTGGCAGCAGTCGCCACGGCAGCACCGTGGCTCGCCGACGGCGATGTCCTGGTGGTCACGAGCAAGATCGTCTCCAAGGTCGAGGGACGCCTGGTGACCGCGCCGACCGACCCGGAGGCGCGGGACGCACTGCGCCGCATCCTCGTCGAGCAGGAGGCCGTGCGCGTCCTCGCCCAGCGCGGTCGCACGCTCATCACCGAGAACCGCCTCGGCATCGTGCAGGCCGCGTCCGGCATCGACGGATCCAACGTGTCGACGGACGAGTTGGCCCTGCTCCCCGAGGATCCCGACGCGTCCGCCCGGGCACTGCGCGACGGTGTATTCCGTTCGCTGGGCGTGGCCGTCGCCGTCGTCGTCACCGACACGATGGGCCGCGCGTGGCGGAACGGCCAGACGGACAACGCGATCGGATCGGCCGGGTTGCCCGTCCTGCACGCGTACGCCGGTGGTCGCGACGCGCAGGGCAACGAGCTGATGGTCACCGAGGTCGCGCTCGCGGACGAGCTGGCGTCCGCTGGGGATCTGGTGAAGGGCAAGCTCGGCTCGGTTCCCGTCGCCGTGGTCCGGGGTCTGCACTACGCCGACGATGGCTCCTCCGCCCGCGATCTGGTGCGTCCGGGCGAGGACGACCTCTTCTGGTTGGGAACGCAGGAGGCGCTGCGACGAGGTGCGCTCGGCGCGGTACCCGCCCGTCGCTCGGTACGCGAGTTCGACTCGGCCCCGGTCGATCCCGCCGTCGTCGAGGCCGCCGTGGCGGACGCCGTCACCGCGCCGGCTCCCCATCACTCTCACCCGATGCGCTATGTCGCCGTCCGGACGTCGGCGGTGCGCACCGCACTGCTCGATGCGATGGCAACGCGGTGGCGCGCCGATCTCGAACGAGACGGACGGACCGCGGACTCGATCGAGGCCCGTCTGGCACGCGGTGATCTGCTGCGCACCGCGCCGGAACTGATTCTGGCGTTCGCGGTGCTCGACGAGGCGCACGACTATCCGGACGCGGAACGGCAGTCCGCGGAGACCGTCATGTTCACGGTGGCGGCGGGCGCGTCGGTACAGGCGTTCCTGGTGTCCCTCGCGGCGCGCGGCCTCGGCAGTTGCTGGGTCGGGTCGACCATCTTCGCCGCCGACACCGTGCGCGAGACGCTCGATCTGCCCGCCGACTGGCATCCCGTCGGGGCCGTCGCCGTCGGGCACCCGCTCACTCCCCTGTCGCCTCGCGCGCCGACGCCGCCCGGCTCCGCGTTCCGAGAACTGTGA
- a CDS encoding amino acid permease: MRDTDEPDTKLRKSLSSWDLTVFGVAVAVGAGIFTLTARTAGNVAGPSVSLAFVFAAIACGLAALCYAEFASTVPVAGSAYTFSYATFGEFVAWIIGWDLILEFALASAVVAKGWSLYLGEVLGTSSPVVSIGGLDVDWGALVIVAVLTVLLATGVKISSRVSLVITAIKVGVVLLIVVVGAFYIKAANYSPYIPPAVPAEKESGLTQSLFSFVTGAEGSNFGWYGLLAAASLVFFAFIGFDVVATTAEEASDPQKALPRGILGSLLIVTILYVAVTLVLTGMVKYTELGGEGATLATAFELNGITWASKVISFGALAGLTTVVMVLMLGQSRVLFAMSRDGLMPRRLAKTGSRGTPVRITVLVGIVVGLLAAFFPIGTLEEMVNIGTLFAFVLVSIGVVVLRRTRPDLKRGFRVPLVPLVPILAVLACVWLMLNLSVETWLRFVVWMALGVVVYFGYSRRHSVLGARQHADDTH, translated from the coding sequence ATGCGCGACACGGACGAGCCGGACACCAAACTTCGCAAGAGCCTGTCCTCGTGGGATCTCACCGTCTTCGGTGTCGCGGTCGCCGTGGGTGCGGGCATCTTCACCCTGACGGCGCGCACCGCCGGGAACGTCGCGGGCCCGTCCGTCTCGCTCGCTTTCGTGTTCGCCGCGATCGCGTGCGGACTCGCCGCGCTCTGCTACGCCGAGTTCGCCTCGACGGTGCCGGTCGCGGGCAGCGCGTACACGTTCTCGTACGCCACTTTCGGCGAGTTCGTCGCGTGGATCATCGGCTGGGACCTGATCCTGGAGTTCGCCCTCGCGTCGGCCGTCGTGGCGAAGGGCTGGTCCCTGTACCTCGGTGAGGTGCTCGGGACGTCGTCGCCCGTGGTGTCCATCGGCGGACTCGACGTCGACTGGGGTGCCCTGGTCATCGTCGCGGTGCTCACCGTCCTGCTCGCGACGGGTGTGAAGATCTCCTCGCGCGTCTCCCTCGTCATCACCGCGATCAAGGTGGGCGTCGTGCTGCTCATCGTCGTGGTCGGAGCGTTCTACATCAAGGCGGCGAACTACTCGCCCTACATCCCGCCCGCCGTCCCCGCCGAGAAGGAGTCGGGCCTCACCCAGTCGCTGTTCTCCTTCGTCACCGGCGCCGAGGGCAGCAACTTCGGCTGGTACGGACTCCTGGCCGCCGCGAGTCTCGTGTTCTTCGCGTTCATCGGCTTCGACGTGGTGGCCACCACGGCCGAGGAGGCGTCCGATCCGCAGAAGGCCCTGCCGCGCGGAATCCTGGGCTCGCTCCTGATCGTCACGATCCTGTACGTCGCGGTCACCCTGGTGCTGACCGGAATGGTGAAGTACACCGAACTCGGTGGCGAGGGCGCGACCCTGGCCACGGCGTTCGAATTGAACGGCATCACCTGGGCGTCGAAGGTGATCTCCTTCGGTGCGCTGGCCGGACTCACGACCGTGGTCATGGTGCTCATGCTGGGACAGTCGCGCGTGCTCTTCGCGATGTCGCGCGACGGTCTGATGCCGCGTCGTCTCGCGAAGACGGGGAGCCGTGGCACCCCGGTGCGCATCACCGTGCTCGTCGGCATCGTGGTCGGCCTTCTCGCGGCGTTCTTCCCCATCGGGACGCTCGAGGAGATGGTCAACATCGGCACCCTGTTCGCCTTCGTCCTGGTCTCCATCGGTGTCGTCGTCCTGCGTCGAACCCGTCCCGACCTGAAGCGCGGCTTCCGCGTCCCCCTGGTTCCGCTGGTGCCGATCCTCGCCGTGCTGGCCTGCGTGTGGCTGATGCTGAACCTGTCGGTGGAGACGTGGCTGCGGTTCGTCGTCTGGATGGCGCTCGGAGTCGTGGTGTACTTCGGCTACAGCCGCCGCCATTCGGTGCTCGGAGCCCGGCAGCATGCGGACGACACCCACTAG
- a CDS encoding DUF3499 domain-containing protein, whose translation MRAVRGCCRPGCKRPAVATLTYVYSDSTAVVGPLATVDEPHSWDLCEVHGSSITAPKGWEMVRYEGGFSTSSPDDDDLTALAEAVREAGARERPAPSLGRRGSSFDTRTSADVPAAAPTRTGRRGHLRVLPDPTS comes from the coding sequence GTGAGAGCTGTGCGGGGATGCTGCCGACCGGGATGCAAGAGACCGGCCGTCGCGACGTTGACGTACGTGTACTCCGACTCGACCGCCGTCGTCGGACCTCTCGCCACCGTGGACGAGCCCCATTCCTGGGATCTGTGCGAGGTGCACGGTTCGTCGATCACCGCCCCCAAGGGGTGGGAGATGGTGCGCTACGAGGGCGGGTTCTCCACGTCCAGCCCCGACGACGACGATCTGACCGCACTCGCCGAGGCCGTCCGCGAGGCCGGTGCGCGTGAGCGTCCCGCTCCGTCCCTCGGTCGACGTGGTTCGTCGTTCGACACGCGCACCTCCGCCGACGTACCGGCCGCCGCGCCGACACGCACGGGTCGACGCGGACATCTGCGCGTTCTTCCCGACCCCACCAGCTGA
- a CDS encoding phosphomannomutase/phosphoglucomutase translates to MARPADLVHSVIKAYDVRGVVGEQIDEDFVADVGAAFARLVRGEGVSQRVVVGHDMRDSSPALSAAFARGVTSQGLDVVLIGLASTDQLYFASGRLDCPGAMFTASHNPAKYNGIKLCRAGAKPVGQDSGLATISAEIIDGVPTFDGAPGTISEQDVLADYATFVRDLVDISDIRPLSVAVDAGNGMGGHTVPAVLDPTSVTVHPLYFELDGTFPNHEANPLEPANLVDLQKFVTETGADIGLAFDGDADRCFVVDERGEPVSPSAITALVAERELGKHPSSTIIHNLITSRSVPELVELLGGTAVRTRVGHSFIKALMAETGAVFGGEHSAHYYFRDFWGADSGMLAALHVLAALGTQDEPLSALMRKYEVYAASGEINSTVADARERTAAVVAAFADRTVSTDELDGVTVDLGDSAWFNLRASNTEPLLRLNVEARTPEDVDRLTTEILSIVRA, encoded by the coding sequence GTGGCCCGACCAGCTGACCTGGTTCACAGCGTCATCAAGGCGTACGACGTGCGCGGTGTCGTCGGAGAGCAGATCGACGAGGACTTCGTCGCCGACGTGGGGGCCGCCTTCGCGAGACTCGTACGCGGCGAGGGCGTCTCGCAGCGCGTCGTGGTCGGGCACGACATGCGCGACTCGTCTCCCGCACTGTCGGCCGCCTTCGCGCGAGGGGTGACCTCACAGGGTCTCGACGTCGTTCTCATCGGCCTCGCGTCGACCGACCAGCTCTACTTCGCCTCCGGTCGGCTCGACTGCCCCGGTGCGATGTTCACCGCCAGCCACAACCCGGCGAAGTACAACGGGATCAAGCTGTGCCGGGCCGGCGCGAAGCCCGTCGGCCAGGACTCGGGACTCGCCACCATCTCGGCCGAGATCATCGACGGCGTCCCGACGTTCGACGGTGCGCCGGGCACGATCAGCGAGCAGGACGTGCTCGCGGACTACGCCACGTTCGTGCGCGACCTCGTGGACATCAGCGACATCCGTCCGCTGTCGGTCGCGGTGGACGCCGGCAACGGCATGGGCGGGCACACGGTGCCCGCGGTCCTGGACCCGACGTCGGTGACCGTGCACCCCCTGTACTTCGAACTCGACGGCACGTTCCCCAACCACGAGGCGAACCCGCTGGAGCCGGCGAACCTCGTCGATCTGCAGAAGTTCGTCACCGAGACGGGCGCGGACATCGGCCTCGCGTTCGACGGCGATGCGGACCGCTGCTTCGTGGTGGACGAACGCGGCGAGCCCGTCTCACCGTCCGCGATCACCGCGCTGGTGGCCGAGCGGGAGCTGGGCAAGCACCCCTCCTCGACCATCATCCACAACCTCATCACCTCACGGTCGGTGCCCGAGTTGGTGGAGCTGCTCGGCGGTACCGCCGTGCGCACCCGGGTCGGCCACTCGTTCATCAAGGCACTGATGGCCGAGACCGGCGCGGTGTTCGGCGGCGAGCACTCGGCGCACTACTACTTCCGCGACTTCTGGGGCGCCGATTCTGGCATGCTCGCAGCGCTGCACGTGCTCGCCGCGCTCGGGACACAGGACGAGCCGTTGTCCGCCCTGATGCGCAAGTACGAGGTGTACGCGGCATCGGGCGAGATCAACTCGACGGTGGCCGACGCTCGTGAGCGCACCGCCGCGGTGGTCGCGGCGTTCGCCGATCGCACCGTCTCCACCGACGAACTGGACGGTGTGACGGTCGATCTCGGTGACAGCGCGTGGTTCAACCTCCGCGCCTCCAACACCGAGCCCCTGCTCCGACTCAATGTCGAGGCACGCACCCCCGAGGACGTGGACCGCCTGACGACGGAGATCCTGAGCATCGTCCGCGCGTGA
- a CDS encoding metallopeptidase family protein produces the protein MRGTLFPDTVPARRSRAEKFDAAVLDAFAEIDRKWHDRLTKLDIAVDDVPKIRAVDPESVNWPPEVVAEGPVPLSRLVPAGVDTRGATTRARIVLFRRPLERRAHDSLELTDLVHDVLVEQVATYLGVTPEVVDPDTEDD, from the coding sequence ATGCGCGGCACCCTGTTCCCCGACACGGTGCCCGCACGCAGGTCTCGCGCCGAGAAGTTCGATGCGGCGGTGCTGGACGCGTTCGCCGAGATCGACCGCAAGTGGCACGACCGGCTGACGAAACTGGACATCGCCGTCGACGACGTGCCGAAGATCCGTGCGGTGGACCCTGAATCGGTGAACTGGCCACCCGAGGTCGTGGCCGAGGGCCCGGTGCCGTTGTCGAGACTCGTTCCGGCGGGAGTGGACACGCGCGGAGCGACGACGCGGGCTCGGATCGTGCTGTTCCGTCGGCCCCTCGAGCGGAGAGCACACGACTCGCTGGAGCTGACGGACCTGGTGCACGACGTGTTGGTGGAGCAGGTGGCGACCTACCTGGGGGTCACGCCCGAGGTGGTCGACCCCGACACCGAGGACGACTGA